In one window of Helianthus annuus cultivar XRQ/B chromosome 17, HanXRQr2.0-SUNRISE, whole genome shotgun sequence DNA:
- the LOC110924616 gene encoding circumsporozoite protein-like, whose amino-acid sequence MKEASYADELKTLASFKETRNEWFLKEEKKKRSRKTTPKVQEEVEAEAEVNVEGDVHLSPESTKLLKSLTDYNAEIEKTAGDEGDNEDKNSSSSSDEDIDETERTKRIRAEIEKEKQLKRKRKEDKDDELYNPSPEHVIESQTPPSSGGRKKTSARKSVTSPKAARRKLTIKLPKRTSKPKLKSKPSQPPSPPPEPSPPQSPHKSPPKQPTPPPSPPPHLSPPYEQPVVTSQQIFQTPPSTQPPVQTTPRSSGFKNFPNIPVNVNIGLDDIGDFDFANNEQVKRLEKKVEEKVEADQTEIDILKVKVAELEEEKARRDEQNKYFKLKNKELEAAKAMKEHEIYMMNKVLENLLGKSVEQRFEEIEVEEVRARRQAVIDAEMKNKGKGVEGASDVIESAIIPSVVSESPVQNPRPISAVSGIFEEDVLIDDVIDDEEEVEEDDDEDKADDADDVFSTSSHSDDDDDDDDDDNNQGGIGIKVIEASNEQNLKDYLHNDANEEPVDATGEGENVGDQDVDKREKLILCLQPEVEEGEIKHTYTMNDIIEMTRIDDPNFKFDFEEDLNAFDMNQQPEYQYKCVEEADIHDRVEVEDCSDEKNVNVDTSNFPTLVEFFS is encoded by the exons atgaaagaagcaaGCTATGCAGATGAGTTGAAAACACTTGCAAGCTTCAAAGAAACTAGAAACGAGTGGTTCTtgaaagaagagaaaaagaaaagaagcaGGAAAACAACTCCAAAAGTTCAA GAAGAagttgaagctgaagctgaagttAATGTTGAAGGAGATGTTCATTTATCTCCTGAATCTACAAAGTTGTTGAAATCTCTTACTGATTATAATGCTGAAATAGAGAAGACAGCTGGTGATGAAGGTGATAATGAAGATAAAAATTCATCAAGTTCATCTGATGAAGATATTGATGAAACTGAACGCACAAAAAGAATTCGGGCTGAGATTGAAAAAGAGAAACAGCTCAAGAGAAAGAGGAAAGAAGATAAAGATGATGAATTATACAATCCATCTCCTGAGCATGTTATAGAGTCTCAGACACCTCCATCATCTGGTGGTAGGAAGAAGACAAGTGCAAGAAAGAGTGTGACTTCTCCAAAAGCAGCAAGAAGAAAGTTGACAATCAAGCTGCCTAAACGCACATCAAAACCAAAACTAAAGTCAAAACCAAgtcaaccaccatcaccaccacctgaacCATCACCACCTCAATCACCACATAAAtcaccaccaaaacaacctacaccaccaccatcacctccaccacaTCTTTCACCACCATATGAACAACCTGTTGTTACTTCACAGCAAATTTTCCAAACACCACCATCCACACAACCACCTGTCCAAACAACTCCTAGATCTTCTGGATTCAAAAATTTTCCAAATATCCCTGTGAATGTGAATATAGGTCTTGATGATATTGGAGATTTCGACTTTGCAAATAATGAGCAAGTGAAGAGGTTagaaaagaaagttgaagaa AAAGTTGAGGCTGATCAGACAGAGATTGATATTCTTAAAGTGAAAGTTGCTGAGTTGGAAGAAGAGAAAGCACGCAGAGATGAACAGAACAAGTACTTCAAGTTAAAGAACAAAGAATTGGAAGCTGCTAAAGCAATGAAAGAACACGAGATATACATGATGAATAAAGTGTTAGAAAATTTGCTTGGAAAGTCTGTTGAGCAGAGATTTGAAGAGATTGAAGTTGAAGAGGTTAGAGCTCGACGTCAAGCTGTGATTGATGCTGAGATGAAGAATAAAGGCAAGGGTGTTGAAGGTGCTTCTGATGTTATTGAAAGCGCAATTATTCCATCTGTTGTTTCTGAGTCACCTGTCCAGAATCCTCGTCCTATCTCTGCCGTTTCCGGTATTTTTGAGGAAGACGTGTTGATTGATGATGTtattgatgatgaggaagaggttgaggaggatgatgatgaggataAGGCAGATGATGCAGACGATGTATTCTCTACTAGTAGtcacagtgatgatgatgatgatgatgatgatgatgacaataATCAGGGTGGTATAGGAATTAAAGTTATTGAAGCATCAAATGAACAGAATCTCAAAGATTATCTTCACAACGATGCGAATGAAGAGCCTGTGGATGCTACAGGTGAGGGGGAGAACGTTGGTGATCAGGACGTTGATAAAAGAGAAAAGTTGATTTTATGTCTACAGCCTGAAGTTGAGGAAGGTGAAATCAAGCATACTTACACTATGAATGATATTATCGAGATGACGCGTATTGATGATCCTAACTTCAAGTTTGACTTTGAAGAAGATTTGAATGCATTTGATATGAATCAACAGCCTGAGTATCAGTACAAGTGTGTTGAGGAAGCTGATATTCATGATAGGGTTGAGGTTGAAGACTGCAGCGATGAAAAGAACGTGAATGTAGATACTTCAAACTTTCCAACTCTTGTTGAATTTTTCAGTTAA